The Chlorocebus sabaeus isolate Y175 chromosome 16, mChlSab1.0.hap1, whole genome shotgun sequence genome window below encodes:
- the BHLHA9 gene encoding class A basic helix-loop-helix protein 9 encodes MLRGVPGLGLRARKGAEGSAEDLGGPCPEPGGDLGVLGANGASPGQGEAEEPAGRRRARPVRSKARRMAANVRERKRILDYNEAFNALRRALRHDLGGKRLSKIATLRRAIHRIAALSLVLRASPAPREPCGHLECHGPAARGDTGDTGASLRTPAGPSLARPDAAHPSVPSAPRCASCPPHAPPGRPSAVAEGPGLAQASWGSWRRCPGPSSAGPPPWPRGYLRAAPRMGHPRS; translated from the coding sequence ATGCTGCGGGGCGTGCCAGGACTAGGCCTCAGGGCGCGGAAGGGGGCCGAAGGCTCTGCGGAGGACTTGGGGGGCCCCTGCCCCGAGCCCGGGGGTGATTTGGGGGTGCTGGGGGCGAACGGCGCTTCCCCTGGCCAGGGCGAGGCAGAAGAGCCGGCTGGGAGGAGGCGCGCGCGGCCGGTGCGGTCCAAGGCGCGGCGCATGGCGGCCAACGTGCGGGAGCGCAAGCGCATCCTGGACTACAATGAGGCCTTCAACGCGCTGCGCCGGGCGCTGCGGCACGACCTGGGCGGCAAGAGGCTCTCCAAGATCGCCACGCTGCGCAGAGCCATCCACCGCATCGCCGCGCTCTCCCTGGTCCTGCGCGCCAGCCCCGCGCCCCGCGAGCCCTGCGGACACCTGGAGTGCCACGGCCCAGCTGCGCGCGGGGACACCGGAGACACAGGCGCCAGCCTCCGGACGCCTGCAGGGCCCAGCCTCGCACGCCCAGACGCCGCCCACCCCTCGGTGCCGTCTGCGCCCCGCTGTGCCTCGTGCCCCCCGCACGCGCCCCCGGGACGGCCCAGCGCGGTGGCCGAGGGGCCGGGCCTAGCCCAGGCCTCCTGGGGAAGCTGGCGCCGCTGTCCGGGGCCTTCCTCTGCCGGGCCGCCTCCCTGGCCGCGGGGCTACCTGCGAGCCGCTCCCAGGATGGGCCACCCGCGCTCCTGA